The proteins below come from a single Crossiella sp. CA-258035 genomic window:
- a CDS encoding RNA polymerase subunit sigma-70, whose amino-acid sequence MDDTLSAQVADVERARAGDEAAFTRLVAPLHTELRAYCYRILGSVHDADDALQDALLRAWRAFGRFEGRSSLRTWLYTVATRTSLDLAEARGRRALPMDLGPASERAVVEGNDPVTDVAWLGPYPGNAADDRYLRRESVELAFVAALQHLPGNQRAALVLAEVLGFSSAEIAEIMKTSATSVSSAIARARRTLEAKLPGSSPPSTDDGRLRQLATGFADALINGDPDALLALLCADVTWTMPPLPHWYRGREAVVDFAVEVPMTRCPSWRYLLTTANGLPAVAFYLGEHPEASHQPWSITAFTARHGLIATITSFIGAGHFPPFGLPAALPGPAQV is encoded by the coding sequence ATGGACGACACTCTTTCCGCGCAGGTCGCCGACGTCGAGCGCGCACGCGCCGGTGACGAGGCCGCGTTCACCCGCCTGGTGGCGCCGTTGCACACCGAACTGCGCGCGTACTGCTACCGCATCCTCGGCTCGGTGCACGACGCCGACGACGCCCTGCAGGACGCCCTGTTGCGGGCCTGGCGCGCGTTCGGGCGGTTCGAGGGCCGCAGCTCGCTGCGCACCTGGCTCTACACCGTGGCCACCCGCACCAGCCTCGACCTGGCCGAGGCGCGGGGCAGGCGAGCCCTGCCGATGGACCTCGGCCCGGCCAGCGAACGGGCCGTGGTCGAAGGAAACGACCCGGTCACCGACGTGGCCTGGCTCGGCCCCTATCCAGGGAATGCCGCCGACGACCGGTACCTGCGCCGCGAGTCGGTGGAGCTGGCGTTCGTGGCCGCCCTGCAGCACCTGCCCGGCAACCAGCGCGCGGCACTGGTGCTGGCCGAGGTGCTCGGCTTCTCCTCCGCCGAGATCGCCGAGATCATGAAGACCTCCGCCACGTCGGTCAGCTCCGCCATCGCCCGCGCCAGGAGGACGCTCGAGGCGAAGCTGCCGGGGTCCTCGCCCCCATCGACCGACGACGGCCGGTTGCGCCAGTTGGCCACCGGCTTCGCCGACGCCCTGATCAACGGCGATCCCGACGCGCTGCTCGCGCTGCTGTGCGCGGACGTCACCTGGACCATGCCGCCGCTGCCACACTGGTACCGCGGCCGCGAGGCCGTCGTGGACTTCGCGGTCGAGGTGCCGATGACCCGCTGTCCCAGCTGGCGCTACCTGCTCACCACCGCCAACGGACTGCCCGCCGTCGCCTTCTACCTCGGCGAGCACCCGGAGGCGAGCCACCAGCCGTGGTCCATCACCGCCTTCACCGCCCGGCACGGCCTGATCGCCACGATCACGTCCTTCATCGGCGCCGGCCACTTCCCGCCGTTCGGGCTGCCCGCAGCGCTGCCCGGACCGGCCCAGGTGTAG
- a CDS encoding SDR family oxidoreductase yields the protein MATPQHAAPVSVVTGAGSGIGRAVARELLAAGHRVALAGRRAGALRETAAESDAVLVAPTDVTDPASVDALFEAVRERWGRVDVLFNNAGVNAPATPLAEFSLEQWQRVLDTNLTGAFLCARAAFRVMSEQRPRGGRIINNGSISAQVPRPNAIAYNATKHAITGLTKSISLEGRAFDIACGQIDIGNAATELTERMSSGVLQADGSVAPEPTMDVAHVAGAVRYMAGLPLSANVQTITVMATTMPLIGRG from the coding sequence ATGGCAACCCCACAGCACGCCGCCCCGGTCTCGGTGGTCACCGGCGCGGGCTCGGGCATCGGCCGCGCGGTGGCCCGCGAACTGCTCGCCGCCGGGCACCGGGTCGCGCTGGCGGGCAGGCGGGCCGGGGCGCTGCGGGAGACCGCGGCGGAGTCGGACGCGGTGCTGGTGGCCCCGACCGATGTCACCGATCCGGCGTCGGTGGACGCGCTGTTCGAGGCGGTGCGCGAGCGCTGGGGCCGGGTCGACGTGCTGTTCAACAACGCCGGGGTCAACGCGCCCGCCACGCCGCTGGCCGAGTTCTCCCTCGAACAGTGGCAGCGGGTGCTGGACACCAACCTCACCGGCGCGTTCCTGTGCGCCCGCGCGGCGTTCCGGGTGATGAGCGAGCAGCGCCCGCGCGGTGGCCGCATCATCAACAACGGCTCGATCTCCGCCCAGGTCCCCCGGCCGAACGCGATCGCCTACAACGCCACCAAGCACGCGATCACCGGCCTGACCAAGTCGATCTCCTTGGAGGGCAGGGCTTTCGACATCGCCTGCGGGCAGATCGACATCGGCAACGCGGCCACCGAGCTGACCGAGCGGATGAGCTCCGGCGTGCTCCAGGCCGACGGCTCGGTGGCGCCGGAGCCGACCATGGACGTGGCGCACGTGGCCGGGGCGGTGCGCTACATGGCCGGACTTCCGTTGTCGGCCAACGTGCAGACCATCACCGTGATGGCCACGACCATGCCGCTGATCGGCCGCGGCTGA
- a CDS encoding maleylpyruvate isomerase family mycothiol-dependent enzyme encodes MADPRSRPAEIWPLVHAERAALATDLTHLADEQWSTRSLCSELSVREVLAHLTSAANLNGLRWFAGVVRCRFDFDKQVAMRLAEQLGDSPAETLERFRRAVTSTTKPPLPVLALLGETIVHGEDIRQPLGIQHDSPISTLTLVAEYYRSTDQVVVARKRVEGLRLVATDGPFTAGEGSLVSGRTLALIMAMTGRAGFCDELHGDGVSTLRERSPRT; translated from the coding sequence ATGGCCGACCCCCGCAGCCGCCCCGCCGAGATCTGGCCGTTGGTGCACGCCGAACGCGCCGCCCTCGCCACCGACCTGACGCACCTCGCCGACGAGCAGTGGTCCACCCGTTCGCTGTGCAGCGAGCTGTCCGTGCGCGAGGTGCTGGCCCACCTGACCTCCGCGGCGAACCTGAACGGCCTGCGCTGGTTCGCCGGGGTGGTGCGCTGCCGCTTCGACTTCGACAAGCAGGTGGCCATGCGCCTGGCCGAACAGCTCGGCGACTCTCCCGCCGAGACACTGGAACGCTTCCGCCGCGCCGTCACCAGCACGACCAAGCCGCCACTGCCGGTCCTCGCGCTGCTCGGCGAGACGATCGTGCACGGCGAGGACATCCGCCAGCCGCTGGGGATCCAGCACGACTCCCCGATCTCGACGCTCACCCTGGTCGCCGAGTACTACCGGAGCACCGACCAGGTGGTCGTTGCCAGGAAACGGGTCGAGGGCCTGCGGCTGGTCGCCACGGACGGCCCCTTCACCGCGGGGGAAGGGTCGCTGGTGTCCGGCCGCACCCTTGCGCTGATCATGGCCATGACCGGTCGCGCCGGGTTCTGCGATGAGCTGCACGGGGACGGGGTTTCCACCCTGCGCGAGCGTTCGCCGCGTACCTGA
- a CDS encoding cytochrome P450, which yields MTTQDMPALPFDRPTILDIPPMLRQLQAERPITKVRTMMGDEAWLVTRYEEAKSLFTDHRLIRSHPDPANAAKVSESAMMGGPVGTYETEDYDHTLMRSLLGGSFSAKRMRMLRPRIGGLVDDLLDEMAKKTPPADLHQELAFPLPVLVICELLGVPYEDRDQFRIWSEGAADMFNGEHSLEQLTELRAYTGSLIEARRTNPGEDVISDIARAYNEGKLNMDYAVGLATGLLFAGHMTTVVLVEFGTLHMLTYPEQRKRLVEDPSLVESAVEEMLRFTDAGGGNFVRYARDEIKMGDVTINFGDAVLISGIAANRDPRFFTDPDTFDVTREPNSHLSFGSGRHLCIGATLARVELEAVFSRLFQRFPNLELAVPVEELELLDNLLPGGLVSLPVKW from the coding sequence ATGACCACCCAGGACATGCCCGCCCTCCCCTTCGACCGCCCCACCATCCTGGACATCCCGCCGATGCTGCGGCAGCTCCAGGCCGAGCGCCCGATCACCAAGGTGCGCACCATGATGGGCGACGAGGCCTGGCTGGTCACCCGCTACGAAGAGGCCAAGTCGCTGTTCACCGACCACCGCCTGATCCGCTCGCACCCGGACCCGGCCAACGCGGCGAAGGTCAGCGAGTCGGCCATGATGGGCGGTCCGGTCGGCACCTACGAGACCGAGGACTACGACCACACCCTGATGCGCTCCCTGCTCGGCGGTTCCTTCTCCGCCAAGCGGATGCGCATGCTGCGGCCGCGCATCGGCGGCCTGGTCGACGACCTGCTCGACGAGATGGCCAAGAAGACGCCGCCGGCCGACCTGCATCAGGAGCTCGCGTTCCCGTTGCCGGTGCTGGTGATCTGCGAGCTGCTCGGCGTGCCCTACGAGGACCGCGACCAGTTCCGCATCTGGTCCGAGGGCGCGGCCGACATGTTCAACGGCGAGCACTCCCTGGAACAGCTCACCGAGCTGCGCGCCTACACCGGTTCCCTCATCGAGGCGCGCCGCACGAACCCGGGCGAGGACGTGATCTCCGACATCGCCCGCGCCTACAACGAGGGCAAGCTGAACATGGACTACGCGGTCGGTCTGGCCACCGGCCTGCTCTTCGCCGGGCACATGACCACCGTGGTGCTGGTGGAGTTCGGCACCCTGCACATGCTCACCTATCCCGAGCAGCGCAAGCGCCTGGTGGAGGACCCCTCGCTGGTGGAGTCCGCGGTGGAGGAGATGCTGCGCTTCACCGACGCCGGCGGCGGCAACTTCGTCCGCTATGCCAGGGACGAGATCAAGATGGGCGATGTCACCATCAACTTCGGTGACGCGGTGCTGATCAGCGGCATCGCCGCCAACCGGGACCCGCGCTTCTTCACCGACCCGGACACCTTCGACGTCACCCGCGAACCCAACTCCCACCTGTCCTTCGGCAGCGGACGGCACCTGTGCATCGGCGCCACGCTGGCCCGGGTGGAGCTGGAGGCGGTGTTCAGCCGGTTGTTCCAGCGCTTCCCGAACCTGGAGCTGGCGGTGCCGGTGGAGGAGCTGGAACTCCTGGACAACCTGCTGCCCGGCGGCCTGGTGAGCCTGCCGGTGAAGTGGTGA
- a CDS encoding alpha/beta hydrolase: MTLARLRPAAALAVTLSLLVAPAVQARPGAENPYERGPAPTVASIEAARGPFQTAETRVSATAVRGFGGGTIYYPTDTSQGTFGAVAVAPGFTASQSSMSWFGPRLASQGFVIFTIDTLGRYDQPAARGDQLLAALDYLTQSSSVRGRIDGSRLGVMGHSMGGGGSLEAAKDRPALQAAIPLTPWNGTKNWSSVRTPTLIIGAERDSVASVAAHAEPFYASLPSTLDRAYLELAGASHLAPNMANVTIAKYSISWLKRFVDNDTRYEQFLCPLPSGSAISEYRGNCPHQG, encoded by the coding sequence ATGACTCTTGCTCGTCTCCGTCCGGCCGCCGCGTTGGCTGTGACGCTCAGTCTGTTGGTCGCGCCTGCGGTTCAGGCGCGACCTGGTGCGGAAAATCCCTACGAGCGCGGTCCCGCGCCGACCGTCGCGAGCATCGAGGCCGCGCGCGGCCCGTTCCAGACCGCCGAGACGCGGGTGTCGGCGACCGCGGTACGTGGCTTCGGTGGCGGCACGATCTACTACCCCACCGACACCAGTCAGGGCACCTTCGGCGCTGTCGCGGTCGCGCCCGGCTTCACCGCGAGTCAGTCCAGCATGTCGTGGTTCGGCCCGCGTCTCGCGTCCCAGGGCTTCGTGATCTTCACGATTGACACCCTCGGCCGTTACGACCAGCCCGCCGCGCGGGGGGACCAGCTCCTGGCCGCGCTGGACTACCTCACACAGAGCAGTTCGGTCCGTGGGCGCATCGATGGCTCCCGGCTGGGAGTGATGGGGCATTCCATGGGCGGGGGTGGCAGCCTGGAGGCGGCGAAGGACCGGCCCGCGTTGCAGGCGGCGATTCCGCTGACACCCTGGAACGGCACCAAGAACTGGTCCTCCGTGCGGACGCCCACGCTGATCATCGGCGCGGAGCGTGACTCGGTGGCGAGTGTCGCCGCGCACGCCGAACCCTTCTACGCCAGCCTTCCGTCCACTCTGGACAGGGCGTACCTGGAGCTGGCCGGCGCCAGTCACCTCGCCCCGAACATGGCGAACGTGACCATCGCCAAGTACAGCATCTCCTGGCTCAAGCGGTTCGTGGACAACGACACCCGCTACGAGCAGTTCCTGTGCCCGCTTCCCAGTGGCAGTGCGATCTCGGAGTACCGCGGCAACTGTCCGCACCAGGGTTGA
- a CDS encoding aldo/keto reductase: protein MEQRVLGRTGRQVGVVGLGAWQLGADWGEVDEDQALAVLAAAVESGVTLIDTADVYGDGRSERLIGRFLRSHGGDGITVATKMGRRVEQVPANYTLDNFRAWTDRSRANLGVDTLDLVQLHCPPTAVFSSDEVFDDLDTLVAEKRIAAYGVSVETRAEALTAIARPGVASVQIILNMLRLGPLAEVLPAAAAAGVGILARVPLASGLLSGRYHENTTFAENDHRTYNRHGEAFDVGETFSGVDFSVGLQAVRRLAPLVPEGATMAQFALRWIIDQPGVSVVIPGARNAEQAKGNAAAAELTPLGEDALATVRAVYEELIAPQIADRW from the coding sequence GTGGAGCAGCGAGTACTGGGCCGCACCGGCAGGCAGGTCGGCGTGGTCGGACTGGGCGCGTGGCAGCTGGGCGCGGACTGGGGCGAGGTGGACGAGGACCAGGCCCTCGCGGTGCTGGCCGCCGCGGTCGAGTCCGGGGTGACCCTGATCGACACCGCCGACGTCTACGGCGACGGCCGCAGCGAACGCCTGATCGGCCGGTTCCTGAGGTCCCACGGCGGCGACGGGATCACCGTGGCCACCAAGATGGGCCGCCGGGTCGAGCAGGTCCCGGCCAACTACACCCTGGACAACTTCCGCGCCTGGACCGACCGCTCCCGGGCCAACCTCGGCGTGGACACCCTGGACCTGGTCCAGCTGCACTGCCCGCCCACCGCGGTCTTCTCCTCGGACGAGGTCTTCGACGACCTGGACACCCTGGTCGCGGAGAAGCGGATCGCCGCCTACGGCGTCAGCGTGGAGACCAGGGCCGAGGCGCTGACCGCGATCGCCCGCCCCGGCGTGGCCAGCGTGCAGATCATCCTCAACATGCTCCGGCTGGGTCCGCTCGCCGAGGTGCTGCCCGCCGCGGCGGCGGCCGGGGTCGGCATCCTGGCCAGGGTGCCGCTGGCCAGTGGCCTGCTTTCCGGGCGGTACCACGAGAACACCACCTTCGCCGAGAACGACCACCGCACCTACAACCGGCACGGCGAGGCATTCGACGTCGGCGAGACCTTCTCCGGCGTGGACTTCTCCGTTGGCCTGCAAGCGGTCCGGCGACTGGCCCCGCTGGTGCCCGAGGGTGCGACCATGGCCCAGTTCGCGCTGCGCTGGATCATCGACCAGCCGGGGGTGAGCGTGGTGATCCCCGGTGCGCGCAACGCCGAACAGGCCAAGGGCAACGCGGCCGCGGCGGAGCTGACCCCGCTGGGCGAGGACGCGCTGGCCACCGTGCGGGCGGTCTACGAGGAGCTGATCGCGCCGCAGATCGCCGACCGCTGGTAG
- a CDS encoding dienelactone hydrolase family protein: protein MAEVVLFHHALGRTQGITGFADQLRQDGHTVHTPDLFEGHTFATLDEGMAHVRQIGFGEAVNRGAAAVADLPAELVYAGFSLGVLPAQMLAQTRPGARGALLYYSCVPVTEFSPTWPAEVPVQVHGMDADPFFADEGDLDAARDLVASAVAPAELFLYPGDQHYFADATLDSYDPAAAALLLERTLTFLRSVS from the coding sequence ATGGCCGAGGTAGTCCTGTTCCACCACGCCCTGGGCCGTACCCAGGGGATCACCGGTTTCGCCGACCAGCTGCGCCAGGACGGGCACACCGTGCACACGCCGGACCTGTTCGAGGGCCACACCTTCGCCACCCTGGACGAGGGCATGGCGCACGTGCGGCAGATCGGGTTCGGCGAGGCCGTCAACCGCGGCGCGGCGGCGGTGGCGGACCTGCCTGCCGAGCTGGTCTACGCCGGGTTCTCCCTGGGCGTGCTGCCCGCGCAGATGCTGGCCCAGACCCGGCCGGGCGCTCGCGGCGCGCTGCTCTACTACTCGTGCGTGCCGGTCACCGAGTTCAGCCCGACCTGGCCGGCCGAGGTGCCGGTGCAGGTGCACGGCATGGACGCGGACCCGTTCTTCGCCGATGAGGGCGACCTGGACGCGGCCCGGGACCTGGTCGCCTCGGCGGTGGCCCCGGCCGAGCTGTTCCTCTACCCGGGCGACCAGCACTACTTCGCCGACGCCACCCTCGACTCCTACGACCCGGCCGCCGCCGCGCTGCTGCTGGAGCGCACCCTGACCTTCCTGCGCTCGGTGTCCTGA
- a CDS encoding RidA family protein has product MAITLVNPSGLPEVDAYHQVAVATGSRLVFLAGQVAWDADGVTVGPGDLAAQVEQCYRNVATALAEVGGTFADVAKMTIYVVDWTPDKMPQLMDGIGRAAAALGVTPVPPGTLIGVAALDVPEHLIEVEATAVLD; this is encoded by the coding sequence ATGGCCATCACCCTGGTCAACCCCAGCGGACTGCCCGAGGTCGACGCCTACCACCAGGTCGCCGTCGCGACCGGATCCCGGCTGGTCTTCCTGGCGGGTCAGGTCGCCTGGGACGCCGACGGGGTCACCGTCGGCCCCGGTGACCTGGCCGCACAGGTCGAGCAGTGCTACCGCAACGTCGCCACCGCACTGGCCGAGGTGGGTGGCACGTTCGCCGACGTGGCGAAGATGACCATCTACGTCGTGGACTGGACCCCGGACAAGATGCCCCAGCTCATGGACGGCATCGGCCGGGCCGCCGCGGCCCTTGGCGTGACTCCGGTGCCGCCGGGCACGCTGATCGGCGTGGCCGCGCTGGACGTGCCCGAACACCTGATCGAGGTGGAAGCCACCGCCGTCCTGGACTAG
- a CDS encoding tetratricopeptide repeat protein, giving the protein MEPEGTAGRELTLPARRELADALGRGGQAGEAASALHRLVAECEDRFGAGHQQSLLTRDLSARWAGEAGDPVLAAAEFDELLSRFRACFGPEHPHTLRSWHSLGYWSGEAGDVHRAAELCRTLLPVRAKVLGEQHPATLRTRHRLAYWLAETGHQGQAQEMLAGLLALRTELFGPDHPDTLVTARELAKLQGRLGDPRSAAARLQRICRAQGRVLGTEHPTTLGSWHELARCLGLAGSPDRAAAMLTDLLARRRKSQGPWHPRTLLSWHELAYWEAACGRTGLAVDRLRELLPMRRRVLGERHRHCRASEELLAELGARRG; this is encoded by the coding sequence GTGGAACCGGAAGGCACAGCAGGCCGGGAACTGACGTTGCCCGCGCGCCGGGAGCTCGCCGACGCGCTGGGCCGCGGCGGACAGGCCGGGGAGGCGGCCTCCGCCTTGCACCGGCTGGTCGCCGAGTGCGAGGACCGCTTCGGCGCCGGGCACCAGCAGAGCCTGCTGACCAGGGACCTCTCCGCGCGCTGGGCCGGTGAGGCCGGTGATCCGGTGCTGGCCGCCGCGGAGTTCGACGAGCTGCTGTCCCGCTTCCGCGCCTGTTTCGGCCCCGAGCACCCGCACACCCTGCGCAGCTGGCACAGCCTCGGCTACTGGAGCGGTGAGGCCGGCGACGTGCACCGGGCCGCGGAGCTGTGCCGCACCCTGCTGCCGGTGCGCGCCAAGGTGCTCGGCGAGCAGCACCCGGCCACCCTTCGCACCCGGCACCGCCTGGCCTACTGGCTCGCCGAGACCGGCCACCAGGGCCAGGCCCAGGAGATGCTGGCCGGACTGCTCGCGCTGCGCACCGAGCTGTTCGGTCCCGACCACCCCGACACCCTGGTCACCGCGCGCGAACTGGCCAAACTCCAGGGCAGGCTGGGCGATCCGAGGTCCGCCGCCGCCCGCCTGCAACGGATCTGCCGGGCGCAGGGCCGGGTGCTGGGCACCGAACACCCGACCACCCTGGGCAGCTGGCACGAGCTGGCCCGCTGCCTCGGCCTGGCCGGCAGCCCGGACCGGGCCGCCGCGATGCTCACCGATCTGCTGGCCCGCCGCCGGAAGTCACAGGGGCCATGGCATCCGCGGACCTTGCTCAGCTGGCACGAGCTGGCCTACTGGGAGGCCGCCTGCGGCCGGACCGGCCTGGCGGTGGACCGGCTGCGCGAGCTGCTGCCGATGCGCCGACGGGTGCTGGGCGAGCGGCACCGGCACTGCCGGGCCAGCGAGGAACTGCTCGCCGAGCTGGGCGCGCGCCGCGGCTGA
- a CDS encoding cellulase family glycosylhydrolase codes for MALRPRLLTLVAALAVAAPAQAIAGAAVVTEYQAESASISRGLVESNHAGFTGSGFVNFDNTTGSHVEFTVNAATAGPAKLTFRYANGTSANRPLNVTVNGQSAVSGLAFPGTGAWTTWRTATATVTLAAGQNKVRGTATTANGGPNLDRLDADVATGDPDVEAPTVPGNLRATGVTGTSVTLAWDASTDNVAVAGYEVQRDGVVAGSPSGTGTTISGLSPNTGYTFAVRAKDAAGNLSGWSASITVKTGAGGGRPADINGQLHVCGVKLCNQYGKPIQLRGMSTHGIQWYSQCVKTASLDALATDWGGDILRIAMYIQEGGYQTDPRKFTDMVHGYIEEATKRGMYALVDWHQLTPGDPNANTALAKTFFTEIAQRHKDKTNIIYDIANEPNGVAWSRIKTYAEELIPVIRAQDPDGVVFVGTHGWGSLGVSDGRNERDVIDNPIRATNFMYTFHFYAASHKDEYFNTLQRAASQIPIFITEFGTQTSSGDGGNDFTMSARYLDFLAANKIGWTNWNFSDDSRSGAVFKPGTCAGSNFTGTGVLKPAGAWIRDRMRTPDEFPAS; via the coding sequence GTGGCACTTCGCCCCCGATTACTCACCCTGGTCGCGGCCTTGGCCGTGGCCGCGCCGGCCCAGGCCATCGCCGGCGCCGCCGTGGTGACCGAGTACCAGGCCGAGAGCGCGAGCATCTCGCGCGGCCTGGTCGAGTCCAACCACGCCGGGTTCACCGGATCCGGCTTCGTCAACTTCGACAACACCACCGGCAGCCACGTCGAGTTCACGGTGAACGCGGCCACGGCTGGCCCGGCCAAGCTGACCTTCCGCTACGCCAACGGGACCAGCGCCAACCGGCCGCTGAACGTCACCGTGAACGGCCAGTCCGCGGTCAGCGGACTCGCCTTCCCCGGCACCGGCGCCTGGACCACCTGGCGCACCGCCACCGCGACGGTCACCCTGGCCGCGGGGCAGAACAAGGTCCGCGGCACCGCGACCACCGCCAACGGCGGCCCCAACCTGGACCGGCTGGACGCCGACGTGGCCACCGGTGACCCGGACGTCGAAGCGCCCACCGTGCCCGGCAACCTGCGCGCCACCGGCGTCACGGGCACCAGCGTGACCCTGGCCTGGGACGCCTCCACCGACAACGTGGCCGTCGCGGGCTACGAGGTCCAGCGCGACGGCGTGGTGGCAGGCAGCCCGAGCGGCACCGGCACCACGATCAGCGGCCTGTCGCCGAACACCGGCTACACCTTCGCGGTGCGGGCCAAGGACGCGGCGGGCAACCTGTCCGGCTGGAGCGCGAGCATCACGGTCAAGACCGGCGCCGGTGGCGGCCGACCGGCGGACATCAACGGCCAGCTGCACGTCTGCGGCGTGAAGCTGTGCAACCAGTACGGCAAGCCGATCCAGCTGCGCGGCATGAGCACGCACGGCATCCAGTGGTACAGCCAGTGCGTGAAGACGGCCTCGCTGGACGCGCTGGCCACCGACTGGGGCGGCGACATCCTGCGGATCGCCATGTACATCCAGGAAGGCGGCTACCAGACCGATCCGCGCAAGTTCACCGACATGGTGCACGGCTACATCGAGGAGGCCACCAAGCGCGGCATGTACGCCCTGGTCGACTGGCACCAGCTGACCCCAGGTGACCCGAACGCCAACACCGCGCTGGCCAAGACCTTCTTCACCGAGATCGCCCAGCGGCACAAGGACAAGACCAACATCATCTACGACATCGCCAACGAGCCCAACGGGGTCGCCTGGTCCCGGATCAAGACCTACGCCGAGGAGCTGATCCCGGTGATCCGGGCGCAGGACCCCGACGGCGTGGTGTTCGTCGGCACGCACGGCTGGGGCTCGCTCGGGGTCTCCGACGGCCGCAACGAGCGGGACGTCATCGACAACCCGATCAGGGCCACCAACTTCATGTACACGTTCCACTTCTACGCCGCCTCGCACAAGGACGAGTACTTCAACACCCTGCAGCGGGCGGCCAGCCAGATCCCGATCTTCATCACCGAGTTCGGCACCCAGACCTCCAGTGGTGACGGCGGGAACGACTTCACCATGTCCGCCAGGTACCTGGACTTCCTGGCCGCCAACAAGATCGGCTGGACGAACTGGAACTTCTCCGACGACAGCCGCTCTGGCGCGGTGTTCAAGCCGGGCACCTGCGCCGGGTCGAACTTCACCGGCACCGGCGTGCTGAAGCCGGCCGGTGCCTGGATCCGGGACCGGATGCGGACCCCGGACGAGTTCCCGGCCAGCTGA
- a CDS encoding GNAT family N-acetyltransferase has product MSTVALRPVQDTDLDALFEQMRDPEAVRMAAFTARDPDDRAAFDAHMHKLRTSPEVTLRAVTSDGRLVGTIGNFVMDGDTEVTYWIDRSAWGQGIASRALALVLAELLVRPVYARAASDNLGSLRVLHKAGFVAIGTEVAYAAARDAEIEETVLRLD; this is encoded by the coding sequence GTGAGCACCGTGGCCCTGCGCCCGGTCCAGGACACCGACCTGGACGCCCTGTTCGAGCAGATGCGCGACCCCGAGGCGGTGCGGATGGCCGCCTTCACCGCCAGGGACCCCGACGACCGCGCGGCCTTCGACGCGCACATGCACAAGCTGCGCACCTCGCCGGAGGTCACCCTGCGCGCGGTGACCAGCGACGGCCGGCTGGTCGGCACCATCGGCAACTTCGTGATGGACGGCGACACCGAGGTCACCTACTGGATCGACCGCTCGGCCTGGGGACAGGGCATCGCCAGCCGGGCACTGGCCCTGGTGCTGGCCGAGCTGCTGGTGCGGCCGGTGTACGCGCGGGCGGCCAGCGACAACCTGGGCTCGCTGCGGGTGCTGCACAAGGCGGGTTTTGTGGCCATCGGCACGGAGGTCGCCTACGCCGCCGCCAGGGACGCCGAGATCGAGGAAACCGTGCTGCGCCTGGACTAG
- a CDS encoding helix-turn-helix domain-containing protein, which translates to MVTKQYAGTSEEQADLMRADSLAREIFSDIANKWALLIIEVIGDGTLRFGEVRDRVQGISHKMLTQNLRLLERNGLVERFVHPTVPPKVEYTLTEAGRGLRATVDGMCAWTRRFLGHIEQSRRRFDA; encoded by the coding sequence TTGGTGACCAAGCAATACGCGGGCACGTCCGAGGAGCAGGCGGACCTGATGCGCGCGGACTCGCTGGCGCGGGAGATCTTCTCCGACATCGCGAACAAGTGGGCGCTGCTGATCATCGAGGTGATCGGGGACGGCACGCTGCGCTTCGGCGAGGTGCGGGACCGGGTGCAGGGCATCAGCCACAAGATGCTCACCCAGAACCTGCGCCTGCTGGAGCGCAACGGGTTGGTCGAGCGGTTCGTGCACCCCACCGTGCCGCCGAAGGTCGAGTACACCCTCACCGAGGCCGGGCGCGGGCTGCGTGCGACGGTGGACGGCATGTGCGCGTGGACCCGCCGGTTCCTCGGCCACATCGAGCAGTCCCGCCGCCGCTTCGACGCCTGA